A window of Microbacterium luteolum contains these coding sequences:
- a CDS encoding M23 family metallopeptidase, producing MTPVESSPAHYDAAQDAYSPVVVTVTNPPIAAPATDGRIHLAYELLLVNASASPVTIESVESSADGGTLQSLTGEELTAVYRGVGTGDASGTLPGGGSAMIWMDAIVVSAAEVPTTIEHTVTVRMPEANPPIYDSVIVEHVPAVMVSVSIPVTIGPPLQGAGWLNGNGCCTLTPHRGAVSPINAGFKVPERWAIDYVQLTEDDRLFTGDKTVAQNYPAFGNAIIAVADGPVVAMTTDRPEQTPGANPTGLTLDEYGGNYIVQDIGDGRFAFYAHLQPGNPEHVEVGQQLKKGEPIALLGNSGNSDAPHLHFHIMDSPSPLASNGLPFLIDSFTLDGVVPSAEAIEAGFAGTPYNLDTALSGNRTSEAPLVGDVMTYAP from the coding sequence ATGACGCCGGTCGAGTCCTCTCCCGCGCACTACGATGCCGCTCAGGATGCATACTCCCCGGTGGTTGTGACCGTCACGAATCCGCCGATCGCCGCTCCCGCCACCGACGGACGCATACATCTGGCTTATGAGCTCCTGCTCGTCAATGCCTCGGCATCGCCGGTAACGATCGAATCGGTCGAATCCAGCGCCGACGGCGGCACACTGCAGTCGCTCACCGGCGAGGAGTTGACCGCCGTCTACCGCGGTGTCGGCACGGGGGACGCCAGCGGTACCCTCCCGGGCGGCGGAAGCGCCATGATCTGGATGGACGCGATCGTCGTATCTGCCGCCGAGGTGCCGACCACGATCGAGCACACCGTGACCGTGCGGATGCCCGAAGCCAACCCGCCCATCTACGACTCTGTCATCGTCGAACACGTTCCCGCCGTCATGGTGAGCGTTTCGATTCCCGTCACCATCGGTCCACCGCTGCAGGGCGCGGGCTGGCTGAACGGCAACGGATGCTGCACTCTCACACCGCACCGCGGAGCGGTCAGCCCCATCAACGCCGGCTTCAAGGTGCCGGAACGCTGGGCCATCGATTACGTGCAGCTCACCGAGGACGACCGGCTGTTCACCGGAGACAAGACCGTGGCCCAGAACTACCCGGCCTTCGGCAACGCCATCATCGCAGTCGCCGACGGCCCGGTGGTCGCGATGACCACCGACCGGCCTGAGCAGACACCAGGGGCGAACCCCACTGGCCTCACCCTCGACGAATACGGCGGCAACTACATCGTGCAAGACATCGGCGACGGCCGCTTCGCCTTCTACGCGCATCTGCAGCCCGGCAACCCGGAGCACGTCGAGGTGGGCCAGCAGCTGAAGAAGGGCGAACCGATCGCGCTGCTCGGCAACTCGGGCAATTCCGACGCCCCACACCTGCACTTCCACATCATGGACTCACCGAGCCCGCTCGCCTCGAACGGCTTGCCGTTCCTGATCGACTCGTTCACCCTCGACGGAGTGGTGCCGAGTGCTGAGGCGATCGAGGCAGGCTTCGCCGGCACGCCCTACAACCTCGATACTGCGCTCTCGGGCAATCGCACCTCCGAGGCGCCTCTCGTCGGGGATGTCATGACCTACGCCCCCTGA
- a CDS encoding hotdog fold thioesterase encodes MSDVATSEGLDWATARGMGALAQKMGMEFLEFTLERCVATMPVEGNTQPVGLMHGGAYVVLGESLGSMAANLHAGPGRLAVGVDINATHTRSATSGVVTGVCTPVHLGRSITVHEIVVTDDQGRRCSTIRITNMIKAVPAAD; translated from the coding sequence ATGAGCGACGTCGCGACGAGCGAGGGACTCGACTGGGCGACAGCCCGCGGTATGGGGGCACTGGCTCAGAAGATGGGCATGGAGTTCCTCGAGTTCACCCTCGAGCGGTGCGTCGCCACCATGCCCGTCGAGGGCAACACGCAACCCGTCGGCCTCATGCACGGCGGTGCGTACGTCGTCCTCGGCGAGTCGCTCGGGTCGATGGCGGCGAACCTGCACGCCGGACCGGGACGCCTCGCGGTCGGCGTGGACATCAACGCCACCCACACGCGCTCGGCCACCTCCGGCGTCGTCACGGGCGTCTGCACGCCGGTGCACCTCGGCCGCAGCATCACCGTCCACGAGATCGTGGTGACCGACGATCAGGGCCGACGATGCTCGACGATCCGGATCACCAACATGATCAAGGCTGTTCCTGCCGCGGACTGA
- a CDS encoding LLM class flavin-dependent oxidoreductase, which translates to MSIEFGLDTFGDITRDANGELLTGAQTIRNVVAQAELADSVGVDFFGVGEHHRPEFAVSAPEMVLAAIAARTERIRLGTAVTVLSSDDPVRVFERFSTLDALSGGRAEVVLGRGSFIESFPLFGYDLRDYEALFEQKLELFTELLKEEPVTWSGTMRASLENANVFPKTENGLRTWVGVGGSPESVVRVARHGLGLMLAIIGGPAVRFKPFVELYHRSVASFGTTSHPVSVHSPGHIAETDAAAWDEAYSGFEAMNNTIGRERGWPAYSRARFQNDVGPEGAIYAGSPDRVAAKIADTVTTLGLGRFDLKYATGTLSHESMMRSIELYGTEVIPRVRKILAERD; encoded by the coding sequence ATGAGCATCGAATTCGGACTGGACACCTTCGGCGACATCACGCGCGATGCGAACGGCGAGCTCCTCACCGGGGCGCAGACGATCCGCAACGTGGTGGCCCAGGCCGAGCTGGCAGACAGCGTTGGCGTGGACTTCTTCGGGGTGGGGGAGCACCATCGCCCGGAATTCGCGGTGTCCGCGCCCGAGATGGTGTTGGCGGCGATCGCCGCCCGGACCGAACGCATCCGCCTGGGCACGGCCGTCACCGTGCTGTCATCCGACGACCCGGTGCGCGTCTTCGAGCGCTTCTCGACGCTCGACGCGTTGTCCGGCGGTCGCGCAGAAGTCGTTCTCGGCCGTGGATCCTTCATCGAGTCCTTCCCGCTCTTCGGATACGACCTCCGCGACTATGAGGCGCTGTTCGAGCAGAAGCTGGAGCTGTTCACGGAGCTGCTCAAGGAGGAGCCCGTCACCTGGTCCGGCACGATGCGCGCCTCCCTGGAGAACGCGAACGTGTTCCCCAAGACCGAGAACGGGCTTCGCACCTGGGTCGGCGTGGGCGGCAGCCCCGAGTCCGTCGTGCGCGTCGCACGGCATGGTCTCGGACTGATGCTCGCGATCATCGGCGGTCCCGCCGTGCGATTCAAGCCGTTCGTCGAGCTCTACCACCGCTCGGTCGCCTCCTTCGGCACCACGTCGCACCCGGTGTCCGTGCACTCACCCGGACACATCGCCGAGACGGATGCCGCGGCCTGGGACGAGGCATACTCCGGCTTCGAGGCGATGAACAACACCATCGGGCGCGAACGCGGCTGGCCCGCGTACAGCCGCGCACGATTCCAGAACGACGTCGGCCCCGAGGGCGCCATCTACGCGGGCTCGCCGGATCGTGTCGCAGCCAAGATCGCCGACACCGTCACGACCCTCGGGCTCGGTCGCTTCGACCTCAAGTACGCCACGGGAACCCTCTCGCACGAGTCCATGATGCGCAGCATCGAGCTCTACGGCACCGAGGTCATCCCGCGCGTGCGCAAGATCCTCGCCGAGCGCGACTGA
- the polA gene encoding DNA polymerase I produces MTDSAKPTLMVIDGHSLAYRAFFALPVENFTTKDNQHTNAIYGFLSMLVNLIKAEQPTHLAIAFDTSRHSFRTDEYPEYKATRSETPQEFRGQIPLLQDCLAAMSIPVLTKEGIEADDILATLSTQGVEQGYDVLIVSGDRDSIQLVNDEVTLLYPNVQGVSQLKRYDPTTVQERYGVRPEQYPDIAALVGETSDNLPGVPKVGEKTAVKWLTQFGTLDELLDRADEIKGVVGGNLRDHIDDVRRNRKLNRLLTDVELPVAPGDLAVTPIDAQAVRDIFARLEFRTLLPRVFEAVGAGEVADDPASAVVLPVPGEVAPAELATWAAAQDGDVALRITTQGGKPVRIGAATTSELREADWTDAAADALRGWIESSSPKVLHDAKPQIKALLRQGIRLGGLAYDTSLAGWLLRPSFPDKTLADLVERYLGEKLPEADPSQLVPETEGATPSQEAWFALRVADALREDIPESVAKVLVDIELPTLMTLADMEVAGVAVSHDVLSTFSGELATRAEGVAQEAFSSIGREFNLGSPKQLQEVLFEDLQLPKTRKTKSGYSTDAAALADLQETHPHPFLSLLLQHREATKLRQIIESLDTAIGEDHRVHTTYVQTGSQTGRLSSTDPNLQNIPVRTEESRRIRSAFQVGEGYEALLTADYSQIEMRIMAHLSGDEGLIEAFNSGEDLHRFVGARVFGVEPSEVTAAMRTKVKAMSYGLVYGLSAFGLSKQLRIEQSEAKQLMVEYFARFGAVRDYLRASVMKAKEVGYTETIFGRRRPFPDLASPNRVLRENAERAALNAPIQGSAADIMKIALLNIHDDLRSEELSSRALLQIHDELVVEVAPGEWDAVERIVRARMGDAADLTVPLDVQVGRGADWNEAAH; encoded by the coding sequence GTGACGGACTCCGCAAAGCCTACCCTCATGGTCATCGACGGCCATTCGCTCGCCTACCGTGCCTTCTTCGCCCTTCCGGTCGAGAACTTCACGACCAAGGACAACCAGCACACGAACGCCATCTACGGCTTCCTGTCGATGCTGGTGAATCTGATCAAGGCCGAGCAGCCGACCCACCTGGCGATCGCCTTCGACACCTCGCGGCACTCGTTCCGCACCGACGAGTATCCCGAGTACAAGGCGACGAGGTCCGAGACTCCGCAGGAGTTCCGCGGCCAGATCCCACTGCTCCAGGACTGCCTGGCCGCGATGTCCATTCCCGTCCTCACGAAGGAAGGGATCGAGGCCGACGACATCCTCGCCACGCTGTCGACGCAGGGTGTCGAGCAGGGCTACGACGTGCTGATCGTCTCGGGGGACCGTGACAGCATCCAGCTCGTCAATGACGAGGTCACGCTGCTGTACCCGAATGTTCAGGGCGTCTCGCAGCTCAAGCGCTACGACCCGACCACGGTCCAGGAGCGCTACGGCGTGCGGCCGGAGCAGTATCCCGACATCGCGGCCCTGGTCGGAGAGACCAGCGACAACCTGCCGGGCGTGCCCAAGGTGGGGGAGAAGACCGCCGTGAAGTGGCTCACGCAGTTCGGCACGCTCGACGAGCTGCTCGATCGCGCGGACGAGATCAAAGGCGTCGTCGGCGGCAACCTGCGCGACCACATCGACGATGTGCGGCGCAACCGCAAGCTGAACCGCCTGCTCACCGACGTCGAGCTTCCGGTCGCACCAGGCGATCTCGCGGTGACGCCGATCGATGCCCAGGCCGTCCGCGACATCTTCGCGAGGCTCGAGTTCCGCACGCTCCTCCCGCGCGTCTTCGAAGCGGTCGGCGCCGGCGAGGTCGCCGACGATCCGGCTTCCGCTGTCGTGCTGCCCGTGCCCGGCGAGGTCGCCCCTGCCGAACTCGCGACCTGGGCCGCGGCACAGGACGGCGATGTCGCTCTCCGCATCACCACTCAGGGCGGCAAGCCCGTCCGCATCGGCGCGGCGACCACCAGCGAGCTCCGTGAGGCCGACTGGACGGATGCTGCGGCCGACGCCCTTCGCGGCTGGATCGAGTCGTCGAGCCCGAAGGTCCTGCACGACGCGAAGCCGCAGATCAAGGCGCTCCTGCGCCAGGGCATCCGTCTCGGCGGCCTCGCCTACGACACGAGCCTCGCCGGCTGGCTGCTGCGCCCGAGTTTCCCCGACAAGACGCTCGCCGACCTCGTCGAGCGCTACCTCGGCGAGAAGCTGCCCGAGGCCGATCCCTCGCAGTTGGTCCCCGAGACCGAGGGGGCCACGCCCTCCCAGGAGGCATGGTTCGCGCTCCGGGTCGCCGACGCGCTGCGCGAGGACATCCCGGAATCGGTCGCGAAGGTGCTCGTCGACATCGAGCTCCCGACCCTGATGACGCTCGCTGACATGGAGGTCGCCGGAGTCGCGGTCTCGCACGACGTACTCTCGACGTTCTCGGGCGAGCTGGCCACCCGCGCCGAGGGCGTCGCCCAAGAGGCCTTCTCGAGCATCGGGCGCGAGTTCAATCTCGGTTCGCCCAAGCAGCTGCAGGAGGTCCTGTTCGAAGATCTCCAGCTCCCGAAGACCCGCAAGACGAAGTCCGGGTACTCGACGGATGCCGCCGCTCTCGCCGACCTGCAGGAGACGCACCCGCACCCGTTCCTGAGTCTGCTGCTGCAGCACCGGGAGGCGACGAAGCTCCGTCAGATCATCGAATCGCTCGACACTGCCATCGGCGAGGACCACCGCGTCCACACCACGTATGTGCAGACCGGCAGCCAGACGGGGCGTCTCTCCAGCACCGACCCCAACCTGCAGAACATCCCGGTGCGCACCGAGGAGTCGCGTCGCATCCGCAGCGCCTTCCAGGTCGGCGAGGGCTATGAGGCGCTGCTGACGGCGGACTACTCCCAGATCGAGATGCGCATCATGGCGCACCTCTCCGGAGATGAAGGGCTGATCGAGGCTTTCAACAGCGGCGAGGACCTGCACCGGTTCGTCGGTGCGCGTGTGTTCGGTGTCGAGCCGAGCGAGGTGACCGCGGCGATGCGCACCAAGGTGAAGGCGATGTCGTACGGCCTCGTCTACGGTCTCTCCGCCTTCGGCCTGTCCAAGCAGCTGCGCATCGAGCAGTCCGAGGCGAAGCAGTTGATGGTCGAGTACTTCGCGCGATTCGGCGCGGTCCGCGACTACCTGCGTGCGTCCGTGATGAAGGCGAAGGAGGTCGGCTACACCGAGACGATCTTCGGGCGCCGTCGCCCGTTCCCCGACCTCGCGAGCCCCAACCGGGTGCTGCGGGAGAACGCGGAGCGCGCGGCGCTCAACGCCCCGATCCAGGGCAGCGCCGCCGACATCATGAAGATCGCGCTCCTGAACATCCACGACGACCTGCGGTCCGAGGAACTGTCATCCCGCGCCCTGCTGCAGATCCACGACGAACTCGTGGTCGAGGTGGCTCCTGGGGAATGGGATGCGGTCGAGCGCATCGTGCGTGCGCGCATGGGCGATGCCGCCGACCTGACAGTGCCGCTCGACGTACAGGTCGGCCGTGGTGCGGACTGGAACGAAGCCGCGCACTGA
- a CDS encoding alpha/beta fold hydrolase gives MDSGAPAAHARRPRRRRVLLLIGAVLIVVLGLAAAEFARRYIEGEADLKTDPAFYSLPSPAPTGEPGEIIRIEPIASAPAGSSAWRVIYHSRDLAGDDVPVSGVVIVPDGPAPDGGRTVISWAHPTTGAAAQCAPSLGLDPFQYIEGLHELLAEGYAIAATDYPGLGVDGQSSYLLGVPESNSVLDIVRAARRIDGAGIGDRLVLWGHSQGGQAVLFAAERASSYAPELKLEGVAVAAPAANLNALMTDDIIDLSGVTIASLAIPAYTVAYADRYTADEITAILTPAGAKATPAMAELCLLTQTKELHAIADPLVGGYVTSDPATTEPWKTLLEENSAGGQPVTVPVFVGQGEADQLVRPSATEGYVKLLCSQQADVTFHTYPDIDHGLAAYAALPDLLLWLPTLGDGRTPAGSCG, from the coding sequence ATGGACAGTGGCGCGCCCGCGGCGCACGCACGTCGACCGAGACGACGACGGGTCCTCCTCCTCATCGGGGCCGTCCTCATCGTCGTGCTCGGGCTCGCCGCCGCGGAGTTCGCCCGCCGCTACATCGAGGGTGAAGCCGACCTCAAGACCGACCCGGCGTTCTACTCGTTGCCCTCCCCTGCTCCGACGGGCGAACCCGGGGAGATCATCCGCATCGAGCCGATCGCGAGTGCGCCCGCGGGGTCGTCGGCCTGGCGGGTGATCTATCACTCCCGAGATCTCGCCGGCGATGACGTCCCGGTCTCGGGCGTCGTGATCGTCCCGGATGGTCCGGCACCAGACGGCGGTCGGACCGTGATCTCCTGGGCCCATCCGACCACGGGCGCCGCAGCGCAATGCGCGCCGTCACTCGGCCTCGATCCCTTCCAGTACATCGAGGGGCTGCACGAGCTGCTCGCCGAGGGGTACGCGATCGCCGCGACCGACTATCCCGGACTCGGCGTCGACGGACAGTCGTCGTATCTTCTCGGGGTGCCAGAGTCGAACAGCGTGCTGGACATCGTGCGCGCGGCGCGCAGGATCGACGGTGCCGGCATAGGTGATCGCCTCGTCCTGTGGGGGCATTCGCAGGGCGGGCAGGCGGTGCTCTTCGCGGCGGAGCGTGCATCGTCGTACGCCCCGGAGCTGAAGCTGGAGGGTGTCGCGGTGGCAGCGCCGGCGGCGAATCTGAACGCGCTGATGACCGATGACATCATCGACCTCTCCGGAGTGACGATCGCCTCGCTCGCCATCCCCGCATACACGGTCGCCTACGCGGACCGGTACACCGCGGATGAGATCACCGCGATACTCACTCCTGCCGGTGCGAAAGCCACCCCCGCGATGGCCGAGCTCTGCCTCCTCACCCAGACGAAGGAACTCCATGCGATCGCCGACCCGCTCGTCGGCGGCTATGTGACGAGCGACCCGGCCACCACCGAGCCGTGGAAGACGCTGCTCGAGGAGAACAGCGCCGGTGGCCAGCCGGTGACCGTGCCCGTCTTCGTCGGACAGGGCGAGGCGGACCAGCTGGTGCGCCCGAGTGCGACCGAGGGCTATGTGAAGCTGCTCTGCTCTCAGCAGGCGGATGTCACGTTCCACACGTATCCGGACATCGATCACGGACTGGCCGCCTACGCCGCGCTCCCGGATCTGCTGCTCTGGCTGCCCACTCTGGGAGATGGACGCACACCTGCGGGGAGCTGCGGTTGA
- a CDS encoding ANTAR domain-containing response regulator: MTEQEEQAVEPTASAPRRVVVAEDESLIRLDIVEILRDNGFDVVGEAGDGETAVALATELRPDLVIMDVKMPQLDGISAAEKLHKGNIAPVVLLTAFSQKELVERASEAGALAYVVKPFTPNDLLPAIEIALARHEQIITLEAEVADMVERFETRKLVDRAKGLLNEKMGLSEPEAFRWIQKASMDRRLTMQDVAKAIIEQLAPKK; this comes from the coding sequence GTGACCGAGCAAGAAGAGCAGGCTGTTGAGCCCACGGCATCCGCACCCCGACGCGTCGTCGTCGCCGAAGACGAATCGCTGATCCGTCTCGACATCGTCGAGATCCTCCGCGACAACGGCTTCGATGTCGTCGGCGAGGCCGGCGACGGCGAGACCGCCGTCGCTCTCGCGACCGAGTTGCGCCCCGACCTCGTCATCATGGACGTCAAGATGCCTCAGCTCGACGGCATCAGTGCCGCCGAGAAGCTGCACAAGGGGAACATCGCCCCGGTCGTGCTCCTCACGGCGTTCAGCCAGAAGGAGCTCGTCGAGCGGGCGAGCGAGGCCGGTGCTCTGGCGTACGTCGTCAAGCCGTTCACCCCGAACGACCTGCTTCCCGCGATCGAGATCGCGCTGGCCCGTCACGAGCAGATCATCACCCTCGAGGCCGAGGTCGCCGACATGGTCGAGCGCTTCGAGACCCGCAAGCTCGTCGACCGGGCCAAGGGCCTGCTCAACGAGAAGATGGGCCTGAGCGAGCCCGAGGCGTTCCGCTGGATCCAGAAGGCGTCGATGGACCGCCGTCTGACGATGCAGGACGTCGCGAAGGCGATCATCGAGCAGCTCGCGCCGAAGAAGTGA
- a CDS encoding GNAT family N-acetyltransferase, whose protein sequence is MSESQLRLDAEHILRPVGRGDGAALARAYLANREHLAPWEPTRAASFFTAEFQERHAQECEADAASGRSIRFVIESDDGEIRGRMNLNNIVRGAFWSADLGYWIDVSRLRRGLASRAVERVAAYAGEELRLHRLQAATLLHNVGSQRVLAESGFERIGLAPRYLRIAGEWQDHLLFQLLLEEPLSPRQERP, encoded by the coding sequence CTGTCGGAATCTCAGCTTCGGCTCGACGCCGAGCACATTCTGCGTCCGGTTGGTCGCGGTGACGGCGCAGCACTGGCTCGCGCGTACCTCGCGAACCGCGAGCATCTCGCGCCCTGGGAGCCCACGCGCGCTGCGTCGTTCTTCACGGCGGAGTTCCAGGAGCGGCACGCGCAAGAGTGCGAGGCGGATGCCGCCTCGGGCCGCAGCATCCGATTCGTCATCGAGTCCGACGACGGCGAGATCCGCGGCCGGATGAACCTCAACAACATCGTTCGCGGTGCGTTCTGGAGCGCCGACCTCGGCTATTGGATCGACGTCTCGCGTCTGCGTCGAGGCCTCGCGTCCCGTGCGGTCGAACGCGTGGCCGCCTACGCCGGGGAAGAACTGCGGCTCCACCGCCTGCAGGCCGCGACGTTGCTGCACAACGTCGGTTCGCAGCGCGTGCTCGCCGAGAGCGGGTTCGAGAGGATCGGCCTCGCACCGCGGTATCTGCGGATCGCGGGGGAGTGGCAGGACCACCTGCTGTTCCAGCTGCTGCTGGAGGAGCCGCTCAGTCCGCGGCAGGAACGGCCTTGA
- a CDS encoding alpha/beta hydrolase — MQPLITALHARGHPVHVVDVLRRNQRPVAEMAEQVADFLEVNDLTDVILVAHSKGGLAGKLVMTGRAASRVRAMLAIATPFGGSRYARRIPMRTLRAFSPDDPSIVGLTRQLEVNARIVSIYAEFDPHIPEGSELAGAKNVRLDTGGHFRILAHPRVLAELAVLAE; from the coding sequence ATGCAGCCGCTCATCACGGCGCTGCATGCGCGCGGCCATCCCGTGCACGTGGTCGATGTGCTTCGGCGGAACCAGCGGCCGGTGGCCGAGATGGCTGAGCAGGTCGCCGACTTCCTCGAGGTGAACGACCTGACGGATGTCATCCTCGTCGCGCACAGCAAGGGCGGCCTCGCCGGCAAGCTCGTCATGACGGGTCGTGCGGCGAGCCGGGTGCGCGCGATGCTCGCGATCGCGACGCCCTTCGGTGGTTCCCGGTACGCACGGAGGATCCCGATGCGCACGCTGCGCGCCTTCTCTCCGGATGACCCGTCGATCGTGGGTCTCACCCGGCAGCTCGAGGTCAACGCGAGGATCGTCTCGATCTACGCCGAATTCGACCCGCACATCCCCGAGGGGAGCGAGCTGGCGGGAGCGAAGAACGTCCGGCTCGACACCGGAGGGCACTTCCGCATCCTCGCCCATCCGCGCGTGCTCGCCGAGCTCGCGGTCCTGGCCGAGTAG
- a CDS encoding DUF885 domain-containing protein, producing MTSAPRTPSSIDKVADEWVDTIVVLAPTLGTYIGRDEVNDRFGDLSPAGHEAIAAATRSTLDKLSALEPVDAIDEVTKTDLSAELRLDLELHDAKWHLRDLNVIASAAQDVRSAFDLMPTATADDWGVIATRLAAVPDALRGYTETLRQGIAEGVTPARRQVVEVATQIDRYTADDGFFATLVAEGGPEEGQLPASLARTLADNSAAARVAYHELRRFLAEELAPAAGDVDAVGRELYALNSRRFLGATIDLDETYEWGREELARMVAEQTAIANEILPGASVEEAVAHLEADPARKLIGTDALQKWMQETSDRAVAELGASHFDIPEAIRTLECMIAPTQEGGIYYTGPTDDFSRPGRMWWSVPEGVTEFDTWRELTTVFHEGVPGHHLQIAQAVYNRAELNSWRRLLAGTSGHAEGWALYAERLMEQLGYLDDPADRLGMLDGQRLRAARVVLDIGVHLGKPRLDGTGTWDAAYALEFLRGNVNMSDQFVQFEVNRYLGWPGQAPSYKVGQRIWEQVRDAVRAAEGESFSFKEFHKRALDMGGVGLDTLRSSLLPR from the coding sequence ATGACTTCAGCTCCCCGCACTCCGTCTTCCATCGACAAGGTCGCCGATGAGTGGGTCGACACGATCGTTGTGCTCGCGCCGACTCTCGGAACCTACATCGGCCGCGACGAGGTGAACGACCGCTTCGGCGATCTGAGCCCCGCGGGACACGAGGCGATCGCCGCGGCGACCCGCTCCACGCTCGACAAGCTGTCGGCGCTCGAGCCCGTCGATGCGATCGACGAGGTCACCAAGACCGATCTGAGCGCCGAGCTTCGTCTCGACCTCGAACTGCATGACGCCAAGTGGCACCTGCGCGACCTCAATGTGATCGCCTCGGCGGCGCAGGACGTGCGGTCGGCGTTCGACCTGATGCCCACCGCCACAGCCGACGACTGGGGTGTGATCGCGACACGACTGGCCGCGGTGCCCGATGCGCTGCGCGGCTACACCGAGACGCTTCGTCAGGGGATCGCCGAGGGCGTCACCCCGGCACGGCGGCAGGTCGTCGAGGTCGCAACGCAGATCGATCGTTACACCGCGGACGACGGCTTCTTCGCCACGCTCGTGGCCGAAGGCGGCCCGGAGGAGGGGCAGCTTCCCGCGTCTCTCGCCCGCACTCTTGCCGACAACTCGGCGGCAGCACGGGTCGCTTACCACGAGCTCCGCCGGTTCCTCGCCGAGGAACTCGCGCCGGCGGCCGGCGACGTCGATGCGGTCGGCCGTGAGCTCTACGCTCTCAACTCGCGCCGTTTCCTCGGTGCGACGATCGATCTGGACGAGACCTACGAGTGGGGACGCGAAGAACTCGCCCGCATGGTGGCCGAGCAGACCGCCATCGCGAACGAGATCCTTCCCGGCGCCTCCGTCGAGGAGGCCGTCGCCCATCTGGAGGCCGATCCCGCTCGCAAGCTCATCGGCACCGACGCGCTCCAGAAATGGATGCAGGAGACGAGCGACCGCGCGGTCGCGGAGCTCGGCGCCTCGCACTTCGACATCCCCGAGGCGATCCGGACGCTCGAGTGCATGATCGCCCCCACTCAGGAGGGCGGCATCTACTACACCGGCCCGACCGACGACTTCTCCCGCCCCGGACGCATGTGGTGGTCGGTTCCCGAGGGCGTCACGGAGTTCGACACCTGGCGCGAATTGACGACGGTCTTCCACGAGGGCGTGCCCGGACACCACCTGCAGATCGCGCAGGCCGTGTACAACCGCGCAGAACTGAACTCCTGGCGGCGGCTCCTCGCCGGCACGTCCGGGCACGCCGAGGGCTGGGCGCTGTACGCCGAGCGCCTGATGGAGCAGCTGGGCTACCTCGACGACCCGGCCGACCGGCTGGGCATGCTCGATGGTCAGCGCCTGCGCGCCGCACGCGTCGTGCTCGACATCGGCGTGCACCTGGGCAAGCCCCGCCTCGACGGAACGGGGACCTGGGACGCGGCCTATGCCCTCGAGTTCCTGCGCGGGAACGTGAACATGTCGGACCAGTTCGTGCAGTTCGAGGTGAACCGCTACCTCGGCTGGCCGGGACAGGCGCCGTCGTACAAGGTCGGACAGCGCATCTGGGAACAGGTCCGCGATGCCGTCCGCGCCGCCGAGGGGGAGTCCTTCTCGTTCAAGGAGTTCCACAAGCGGGCGCTCGACATGGGCGGCGTCGGTCTCGACACCCTGCGCAGCTCGCTCCTTCCGCGCTGA